The genome window TTTTTCTTCTTTTAAAGAGAATCCCCCCGCAAGCTCATGTCCACCATAGCTGTCAAGGACCTCAGAACAGTAAGACAAAGCCTCATCTATTCTAAAACCCTCAATTCCACGAGCAGATCCCTTTACCTTTCCACCACCCTTACACATTAAAAACGCAGGCTTACCATACTTCTCAACAAGTTTCGAGGCAACTATCCCTAAAACCCCTAAATGCCACTTCTCATCATATAAAAAGATTATAGGCAAATCTTCTATCCTACCTTCAACATCGTTAAGCATCCTCTCTTCAATACTCTTTCTCTTTGAATTTAAAATATTAAGCCTTTTAGACAGCTCTCTTGCTTTTAAAAAGGATGGCGTCAATAAGAGATTTACACTCAGATCAGCGATATCCATTCTACCTGCAGCATTGAGTCTTGGGGCCATGATAAAAGAAATCAACCATTCATCGATCTTCCTTGAGGGTTTTATCCCGGCCTCCTTAAGAAGCTCCCTTATACCAGGACGAATCACTCTCTCAAGGAGTTTAAAACCCTCCTTAACTAATATCCTATTTTCTCCTAATAAAGGAACCATATCAGCCACGGTCCCAAGAGCTACAAGATCAAGAAACTCAACTAAGGGTTTTCCAACAAACGCAGACAAGAACTTCCACGCTACACCAACCCCTGCAAGATCCTTAAAAGGATACCTACTCCCCTTTAACTTAGGATTTATAATTATAGCTCCCTCAGGCAATCTTTCCCCTGGAATATGATGATCCGTTATTATGAAATCTATTCCCATCCTTAAGCCTTCAGAAACAACATCTACGCTACCTATGCCACAATCAACAGTTATTACTAAGGAAAATCCCTTATCCCGAGCATATCTTATTATTTCAGAGTGAAGACCGTATCCCTCCTTAACTCTATGAGGGATGAAATAGCTTATTCTGTTACCAAAAGCCTCTCTTAAGACCAAAAGTAAAAGGGCCGTTCCTGTAACTCCATCTACATCATAATCCCCATAAACCAGTATTTTCTCTCCATTAACTAAGGCCCTCTTAAGCCTTTCAACACCTTCCTTAACTCCAGGCATAATATAAGGATCATACAGCTTATCTAAGGTAGGGAAAAGAAATATCTCTACATCCTCTTCCCTCTCTATGCCTCTATTTATAAGAATGGAAGCTGTGATAGGAGATATACCATACCTTAAGCTTAAAAGCCCTTTCTTAAAGGAGTCAGGTGTCTTAAAGATCCATGACAATGTGATTCACCTCACAAAGATTATATCAAAGATTAATAGATGGTAATAGCTTTAAAGACAACATCGATATAAAAAATATAAGCTCTATAATAAAAGTCACCATAGGAGCTAAAAACTCCCCTATAAAGGGGAATAGCGACAAGGCACTTAAAGGAAGAGCGATAGAAAAAATGGGGATACTGATAAAGTTAGATAAAAAGGATGCCAATGGAAGATAACCAAAGCGGATGGCTAATATCGGAAGGGTTCCTAATTGGGGAAATAAATAAACTAAGTGGTACGGAAGGTCAAACTCTAAAGCAATAACAATTAAGAGAAAAGCTGAAAAAGATAGCTGAAAACCCGCATCCCAAACAACAAATGGATTCCATATGGCAAGAATAAGGCCACAACCCCCAAGAAGGTTTAGCAAGCTAACCCTTAACCCCAAAAGCTTACCTAAAGAAAATAGGAAAAAAATAAAATATGCTCTTAAAGCTGATGGCTGAAATCCTATGTAGTAAAGGTAGGGGAGCAAAAGGATTATGGAAAGAATTAAAATAAACCTTGGGGAAATACCAACTATGTTTAAAAATAAACATAAAAAACCAACTAAAATACTTATGTGAAGCCCGGAAACAGCAAGAAGATGCCCTATTCCAGAATGATAAACTACATTCTTGAGATCAGATGGAATTCCTCTTTTATCTCCCGATATGGCACCATACAAGAAATAAGCCACATCTTCAGGATATAGCTCTTTCAAACGATTTAAGAGAGGATCACTTAAAAGCTTGATTAAATGAAACGTTTCAACTTTTAACATCTTATAGAATCCCCTACTCCAGAGATAGCTTCTTTTATCTTGGGGAATCTCACTTAACTCTCCTTTAATCCTATATATCCCATCCTTAAGATACCTCGAAAGGTAAAACCTGTCCCCATTCGACTCAGCAAGTGAACCACGAACTTCAAAAACCCCCTCCACCTCTCCTAAAAAAATATTAGATGGGGTACGAAGCTCTGCATAAACCATACCTGTGATAATTAAAGCAAAGATTAAAAAGATTTGCCACTTTAAAGAGAGAAAAACCATTATAAATAAAACTATTAAAAGGGGAAAGATATTAAATCTACAAAACCAGCTTAACCCTACACCTAAACCAAAGCTTCCAAGAGCTATAAGAAGAGGATAACCCTTCAAAAGGTTATCATGCTCCTTATCTTCTCGAGCTTTTTCTCCCCGATTCCCTTAACCTTAAGCAAGTCGGAAGGTTCCTTAAATGGACCGTTTTTCTCCCTGTACTCCACAATTCTCTTAGCCATGGTCTTTCCTATACCTGGAAGTCTTTCAAGCTCTTCCACAGTAGCTTTATTAACGTTTACAAGCTTAGAAGCCTTTCCCTGAGCTCCTTCATCCCTTGTTGAAGAGGAACCCAAAACCTCCCCTATCTTTGGAATAAAAATCTTTTCTCCATCTTCTACTACTTTAGCTAAGTTCACCGATCTAATATCAGCTTCAGGGGAAGGACCTCCAGCCATGTTAACTACCTCAAAGAGCCTCGTCCCTTTCTTAACCTTATAAACGCCGGGATTCTTAATAGCGCCATAAACTTGAACATATATAGTTGAAGGAGAAGAAATCTTTTCGCTATCCTTAAGGTGGTCCTTCTCAGCTTTGACTATTATTCCTCCTGGCGGAGGAGAAAATTTATCATAAAGATGAAAAACCAAACCCGCAACCAAAATAACAGCTATAAGCACGAGTACGCCTTTTCTTTGACTTCCTAAAAACAACTACCTTCCCCTCCAAACGGGTTTTCTCTTCTCAAAGAAAGCTCTTATTCCCTCCTTAGCATCCTCAGTCTGAGCAAGCAAAGTGAAAAGCTCCCCTGCATAACTTAAAGCTTCATGATAAGGAAGATCCTCAGAAGCATAAAGACCCCTTTTTGCAAGCTCTATAGCGAAGGGATTCTTCTCAGCTAAACTTAAGGCAAATTTTTCCGTTTCCTCTTCCAAGCTCTCATCAGGGACAACCCTATTAACCAAACCAAGCCTATAAGCCTCATGAGCATCGATCCATTCACCTAGAAGCACCATCTCAAGAGCTCTTTTCCTCCCAAGACATCTTAAAGCTATAACCCCAGGACCTATACAAGCTAAACCAACTTTAATTGCCGTTGTCCCTATCTTTGCATTCTCTGAAGCCACAGCAAAATCGCTTGCCATCATTAAACCAGCACCATTAGCCAGAACATACCCTCTAACAGAGGCCACTACCGGCTTTTTCATGTTAGCTATAGTATGACTATGAAGCTCCATTAGCTTAATAAAGCTCCTAAGTTCCCTGCTATCTTTATTTAAAAACTCGTTAAGGTCTATACCCGCTGAAAAGTTCTTACCTTGAGCTTTAATAATAATGACTCGAATCCCTGGATCTTTATCAAATTCAACAAGAGCTTGATTAAGCTGAATAGCTAAAGAGCTATTGAAAGTATTCATCGCCTCAGGCCTATTAAGAACAATAAAGGCTAACGCATCTTTCCTTTCTATAAGTATCTCCATAACCTATTCACCTATTTTAATTTTATCACATCAATTTTTTTAAATCCTCAAACTCAAGCTTAACCTTTCTGATGTCCTTAAAGGAACTTACCTTTAACCTAAGCTCCGGTTCAACATTAACTACCTTACTTTCCCTATTCATCTCTATCTTGTTAAGAGGGATGATTCTAACTCCAATGGTAGATGTCCATCTGAATATCGCCTCGATCACATTGTCAAGAACATCACCTGAAACTATAGCTCCAAGTTTATAAGCAGGTCTTCCCTTCTTCATATAAATTGGAGTGAAGTATACGTCAACCGCTCCAGCATCCATAACCTTTTCCAAAGCCAAGGCCATCTCCTCCCCCGTCATATCGTCTATATTAGCAAAGACCTCAAACCAATCCTTTTCAGGTACGATTTCCTCACCCAATACAGCCCTTAAAAGATTAGGGATTGAAAGGACCTTAGTCCCGGCACCATAACCTATACTCTTTATCCTCATGTAAGGCATAGAAGTGAAGCCCTTAGACACAGTAGCAGCTATACCAATTCCTGTAGGAGTAACAAGCTCACTTTCAACATCTATGGTTCCTAAAGGAATATTATTAAGTCTGGCTATCTCAAGAACTGCAGGAGCAGGAACAGGAATTAAACCATGCATAGATTTAGTAAAACCTCTACCATCAAAAAGAGGAGAAAACAATATAACATCAGGCTTTAGATAATTTATACACAAGGAAAAACCAACTATGTCAGCTATGGAATCATCAGCACCAATTTCATGAAACTCCACATCTTCAACATCAACACCATGAATCTTAGCTTCAGCCTGGGCTATCTTTTCAAAGATCTTTAAAGATAAGCCTTTTACCCCATCATCAAGGCTACTTCTCTCTATAAGTCTAACTATATCTTTAAACGACCTGTGATGATGCTCCTCAGACGCTTTAACTATAAATCTCTTTGCCTTTATACCATTTACGGATTTCTCTTCCAAACTCACCTTGACCTTAAGACCGAGAGATTCTATTCCTGAAAGCAGATACCCAAAATCCACACCTGCATCAATTAAGGAAGCCACAAGCATGTCTCCCGCTACCCCAGACTTAGCATCAAAGTATATTATCATTATAAAATTACCTCCTTAAAGATTACCGTTTACGAGAGAATTAATCATATGAGCGAATACAGCAGCACCAAAACCATTATCTATGTTAACCACAGCAACTCCACTTGAGCATGAGTTAAGCATCGTTAAAAGAGCCGATATTCCCTTAAAATTAGCCCCATACCCCACAGAAGTAGGAACAGCAATAACAGGCTTAGAAACAAGCCCAGCAATAACTGATGGAAGAGCACCTTCCATTCCAGCAACCGCTATTATCACATTAGAGGATTGAATATCGTCAAGATAATGAAAAAGCCTGTGAACACCAGCAACTCCCACATCGTATATCCTTTTAACAGTATTCCCTAATATTTCCAATACCACAGCAGCCTCTTCAGCCACTTTATAATCAGCCGTCCCAGCTGAAACTACAGCAACGTATCCTTTAGGATTTCTATTGATTTCCCTCCTCCTTAAGCATATCACCTGAGCATCCTCATAATAGGTTAGTTCCTCCCCTAATCTCCCTTTAAGATAGTCATAAAGCTCCTTACTAGCCCTTGTGCCGATAACGTTTACCTCATCCTTTTCGAGCATCTTTTCGAATATCTTTAAAACCTGCTCCTTAGTTTTCCCCTCGCAGAAAACGACCTCAGACATACCACGCCTCAGCTTCCTATGATGATCAATCTTAGCAAAATCTATATCCTCAAAAGGAAGCCTAATTAAAATACTTAAAGCTTCATCAATAGAAAGTCTGTCCCTTTTAACCTCCTCTAAGATCCTTCTAACATCCACTTTTAAAATCACCCTTTCTCTTTTGTATTATCTGAGCTATAAATTATTCTCCTTCTTTAAAACCACAGCCTTAAACTCTAAACAGCTCATTCGGATAAGCGGTTAAAATCTCATTGCCTTTTTCACCCACATAAATAACATCGGTTATCCTTGGTCCACCAATTTCCTTATTATAAAGCGTCGGTAAAAGAAGATCTACTACCATACCCGCTTCTATAACTTCAGTTCTATTCTTACCTATTATAGGGTAAAACTCAGACTGTCTCAGCCCTACACCATATCCCACAACATCAAGATAGTATCTTTCATACCCAGCTTCCCTTATTACCTCTCTTGCTGCAGCATCTACCTCCCAAGATCTTGCACCAGGCCTTAACGCAGCTATCGCTCTTCTCTGAGCTTCTAGCAAAAGGTAGTAAGTCTTCTCTCGCTCAGAAGATACTCTACCAACAACTACCGTCCGGCACATCTTAGCGCAATAGCCTTCATAAGTAGCACCTATATGGATGACAACAACTTCTCCTTCGTTAATTTTCTTATGACTAGCACAAGGATGACTTAAAAGCGTTCTTTCCCCCGAAATTATATGTGGGCGAAATGGAGAGCCTCCAGACCCTGCTTTCAACATAGCATATTCCGCCTCTGCTAAAACCTCAATTTCACTTACCCCCGGCTTCACTGCTTTTATAGCAGCATCCATCCCCTTACACAAAGCCATAGCAGCTTTTCTTATCTTTTCAACCTCCTCAGGCCCTTTTATGGCTCTAACGCGGTAAAATAAATCCCCAGCTCCAACAAAATTATCTTGAGGAAAAGCTTGGCGCAACGCATCATATAAAGCGTAATCTATAAAATATCTTTCGAATCCTATGCGAGGAGAAACATACCCCAAAGATTTCATCACTTCTACAACTTTGCTACCTAAGCTCTCTCTGGGAAAGATATACCCAAATGTCTTTATACCGGACTCCCTCTCAACATATTCCACATCAAGCCAAAGTGTAACAGCACACGGTTCTCCTTCTCTCGGTATAATAATAGCCAAGCACTCTATTTGAGTTAAGCCAGTGAAGTATATAAGGTTTTCCCTGTTAACTACAAACAAAATATCAAGCTCTCTTTCATCCATCAATTCTTGGATCTTTTTAAATCTATGAGCAAAGCGAGGAGCCATATCCTCACCTCCTACTAAACTTTCCTGCGTAAGGGCATAGTAGCACTTGCGACTTCAGCTACCCTTAAGCCAAGTCTACGAGCTCTCTCTATCGCAAACTCATCCTTATCAGAAGGCTCTTGAGCACAAGATCCATGATGCCCAGCATCTGCTTCCTTATAGCCATTACCTACTATAATCATTCCCTGTATTATCATCATATCAAATAAAGCCTTTAAGGTCGTTTCCTGCCCACCAAATCGGGCACGGGCTACCGTTATGGCACCCCTACTACGTTAAGCAATGCCTTTTCCCTGCGTAAAATCCTTGTTCTATCCCAAAAAGCCTTAAGCTGAGCAGAAACCGTACCAAAATGCACCGGGCTACCCACAATAATCCCATCAGCTTTACGCAAAACATCAAAAGCCTCTCCTAAAGCATTACCTTTAGAGCAGCGCCCCTCACAAGGATTACTACACACTACACAAAAGGGAGATCCCTGACCATTTAAGGCATCAACTACATGAATGAGAGAAACATCAGCTCCAAAACCTTTAGCAGCCTCCAAGGCAACATTCAACAAAAAAGCAGTGTTACCATTTTTCCTAGGACTACCATTAATCCCTACTATATGCATATTTTGATCACCCCCATTTCATAGTATATAGGAACGTAGGGGCATATTAAAGGGGGAAGGTTTTTTCTCCTCCCCCCCTGCTATTACCACCTATCTTTAAGATTTAAAATCCTGAGGCTCCAGTATCATAGAAGCTATAACTCCCCCCACAAGAGCCCAGAAAGGAGAGCTAATTTTGAGAAAAACTATACCAGACATAGCTATCACCAAAGCAAAAAAGGCTCCATATCTAAACTTCTTTGGTGAAAATGCCCCTTCAAATGCATTAAGCAAAACTCCTATCATAGATAATCCAGCAAGCAAACTTATAAGCTCCGCCGGAAGCGCTCTAACGAAGGGAACAACAATGCTCGCAAACAAACCGAAAGAACCAAAGAGAATGCCATTAACTACGGTAGCAGCATAGCGCCCAGATTTATCAGGTCCAGCTGTATCAGAACTACATATAGCTGTCATAGGGCCAGCTATATTAGCGTTATGTCCACCAAATATAGAAGTGATTATACCACCTATACCACTTATAACCGTCATGGCGTTTATAGGAGCCTTATACCCCTCAGCAGTAAGTACTCCATAAGCCTGTGCGTTTTCAGCCCCTATGACAAGTATAGCAAGAGGAATAGCTATAGCAAATAGTGCCTCAGTGGAAAAAGATGGCGTGAAAAACTGTGGCCCCATCCAGCTTATCTTAACCCCGGCTAATTTCACACCGCCACTTAAAAAGGCTACGATGATACCTACAATCAAAGCCCATAAGATCGGAGATATCTTCCTGCTGAGCCTGTAACCTACAAAATAAGACACCAAGACAGCAGTTCCTATTAATGGGGCCTTCTGAGTTGACGTAACTATCCCTAATCCAAATCTAAACATAGCCCCGGCTATCATAGCCATAACTATAGGAAGGGGAATCCAACGCATGGCTCTACCTATTAAACCTGAAACACCGAGAAATAAAACAATTATTCCAGCAATAAGATAAGAGCCAACAACTTGGTTAAAGGGGAAAAGCGGTAGAGCCGAAGCCATCATCACGGCACCCGGAATTGACCAAGCTCCATTCACAGGCATTTTATAATACAAAGCTAAAACAAGGCTAATTAACCCCCCAAGGAAATAAACGGAAAACAACCACGAAATAGTTTGAACATCTGTAAGCTTCCCATTCTGAGCTGCATTCATTATAATTAATGCTGGTCCCGTACATCCAAAAATAGCAGCTACAACTCCAGCCGTAATAGTATTAGCATTTATCTTACTCCCAAGATCTCTAATTCCTGATGCAAAACCTGGCCCTTTTTCCCAAATGGTAAAATTAGTCTTAGACATACCTTTCACCTCCCATGAAGCTTAATCCTTGACATCTTTCTCACCACTATCTCAAGCATATGCCCCCGAGTGGCGGCTCGGGGGCAAGCTTTTTAACCATATTACGCTCCGACAGCATACTTCTTATATATTTGCTCTTTTATCCTTAGATCTACACCTCTTTGCCGCAACCACTTAGGCAAAAGCTCATTTTCAACCCTCTCATTGACCTCAGGTGCTTTCTTCAAGAGATACTCAGCCAAAGGTTCGCTAACGTTAATCCCTCCTATAGCTCCGTCAAATATAAGTACTTTTCTTGTTCCCGTAACTCTGTAAGCAAACTCCATAGCGGTTTCAAGATCATCTGCTATTAAGGCATGTTTCATGTAATTCAAATTCTGAGGATCCCGATTAAATAGATCGGCTTGCTCTCTTCCAACCACTATCGTTGGTATATGCTCACTAAAGAAAACACTGGGATATCCTATCCAAGCATAGTTATGCACACACATTTTTATAGCTGGATTAACGGGAGGTATATCGCTTAAAAGCGGCTTCCCCTTCTTTCCATAAAAGGATTCTGTATACCATGTATAACCCGGCAAAGGTACATTATCTAAATCATAAAGGTCCGTATTAGCCCCAGCAAAATTAGCGTATATTACTCCTCCCGCAAAAACATAAACTACAGGACATGGAAAGTCCAAAGCAACTATACATTCATCAATAGAGCCTAAAAGCGTCATCATCTTGCCATAGTAACGACACCCAATAAATGTTATACGATCGTTTAAAGCATAAAGGTCATTATCAGCATCTATTCCTATAATCCCATGGGGAGCAACGGTAAGGAAACAGGCAAATGCAAACTTCTTCTGAACAAAAGGAGAATCAAATATTGCCCTTGCAACAAAGTTAGCAGCTCTCGGGCCCATGTTTTGATGATATGTAGACCTGGTTTCAATACGTGCATAGGACATACCAAAGGGTTTTACAGCTCGATCAACCTGCCTATGAAAGTGAACCTCACGAACATCAGAGTTGTGAGCATGAACGATCCAGTCCGCATCATAGGCCTTCTTTAGACCGTAAAGCGTCCCTATCTCGGTCTCAATTGGTATACCTTCGTCAATTGGTGCTATCCCTATAGCTTTATCATCGAAATGCTTATCAAGTCCATAGCGCTTAATATATTCTTCGGTCTCCCTAAACCTTAAGCCAACACCTGCTCTTAGACGAATATCTCTACAGCCAGTTTTAACTTGAATTACATCCTTTATAGTTTTAAGCATTTCAGCATATGGCTCTCCACCTAAGAGAGTAAAACCATGGTGAGAAGCCAGTATATTAACCGAGTGTTCAGGCTTTATCATACTCATATCCACATTCTTTAGCGCTTCCTCTGTAGCCTTACGAACGGCGTCTACACCCTTATCAGTTGGATAAATAACATCAGGCATATCAGGAAAAAGTTCCCTTATAAGAACAGAAGTCATCCCCGGAAGCTCTGAAACCCTCTTTTTAACCAACGATGGGTCAATGCCGTATTGAGACTTTCTAGGAGGAATAGGCATTATAGGGGCACGCATTCCTACTTCACCTCCCTTCCTTGCAAAGGTGCCATCCTAACCCTATCTAATAGTTTTTCATCCTCATCAAAATAGAAACCCCTTGAGGAGTGTTTCTCCCTAACTTTTTTCGGAATATCCCATACCGTTACAGTTTTGCCATACCATTGCCATCCACCTTGAGGAGGAGACGGCTTAATTCCCGCAGCCTCAAGAAGCCTCAAAACAGGTTGTATACACTCCACCTTACAACCAGTCCTCGCACCTGTCATTAAGGAAACATCTTCTGGCGACTTAGCTCCATTAAGGATAGCAGCAGCTATCTCTTCCGCCCTTGTACCAGTACAATAACAAGCAACATGTTCAGGATGCAATTTTGCCTTATCACATAACCTGATTATCTCATCATAATCAACAGAGCTAACATCTACCTTGACCAATAACGGTTTATCACGCCTCTCCATCAATATGGCATAAACTGGACATCTCTGCTCACAAGCCGCACAACCTCTGCATTTTTCCACATCTACTTTTGCCTTACGATCTACAACCTTTATAGCAAGAACGGGACAAACTCTTTCGCACGTTTTACATCCTATACACTTTTCCAGATTAACCACCGCTACCAGATTAACCAACTTCAAGCTCCCTCACCCCCCTATAAATAACTTCTATCCACTCTTATCTCTTCGAGAAAGCTGATAAGCTACATCAATAATCATGTCTTCTTGTCCACCAACCATCTTCCTTCTACCAAGTTCAACTAAAATATCTCTAGGATCCAAGCCAAACTTCTCAGCCGCCTTATAGGTATGAAGAAGAAAACTTGAATACACACCAGCATAACCCAGCATCAAAGAGGCATTTCTTATAACTTGGGGCCTCTTCATTATAGGCTCAACTATCTCCTCCGCCACATCCATAATCTTGTAAAAATCAATACCAGTTTCATAGCCAGCCTTATTTAAAACCCCCACCAGTACCTCAGTCTGAGTGTTCCCTGCACCTGCTCCTAGTCCTCTACATGTAGAATCTAAAAAGGTAGCACCACCCTCTAATGCTGCAAGGCTATTTGCAATAGCTAAACCCAGGTTATTATGAGCATGAAAACCAACTGGTATACTAACTTTTTTAACAACAGTCTGAACATATGCTTTAACTTCCGAAGGAAGCATGGCTCCCGCAGAATCAGCCAAATAAACGTAATCAGCTCCATATGATTCAAAGAGAGCCGCCTGCTCAGCAACCTTCTCAGGTGGGACCATATGAATCATCATTAGAAAACCAAAGGCCTCCATCCCCATCTCCTTGGCTATGCGGATATGCTGTTCACCTATATCCGCTTCCGTAACATGTGTAGCAACCCGCACAGCTTTTGCACCACACCCTAAAGCAAGCTTAAGTTCTTTATGAGTTCCAATTCCAGGAAGAAGCAGAACGGTTAGCCTCCCTCTTTTAATAGCTTTACCAGCAGCGCGAAGCATCTCTTCATCGGTCAATTTAGAAAAACCATAGTTATAGGAGGATCCCCCTAAACCATCCCCATGTGAAACTTCTATATACTCAACTCCTGCCTCATCAAGCCCTTTGGCAATACTTCCTATCTGCTCCTCAGTAAACTGATGAGCTACGGCATGACTACCATCACGCAAAGTAGTATCCACTATATGAATAAACTTATTGTTGCTCACACCATAATCCCCCCTCTCAACATCTTTAATGCCAATCGCTCAGCCACCGCAACAGCAGCTGCAGTTATAATATCAAGGTTTCCCGCATACTTAGGCAAAAAGTCACCCGCACCTTCAACTTCGATTATCGTAGTTACCTTGTTACCGTCCAGAATAGGAGGAACTCTGAGTCGATACCCAGGAACATACTCTTGAACCCTTTTTACCATATCAAACACCGCTCTTCTTATTCTTTCTTCATCAGGATCTTCGACTTCAACGTAAATAGTATCAGTCATTATTATTGGAGGCTCAGCAGGATTAAGGATTATTATGGCTTTGCCTTTTTTAGCTCCACCAAGCTCACAAAGAGCTTTAGCGGTAGTCTCAGTAAACTCATCTATATTCTGACGCGTTCCCGGTCCAGCGCTTTTACTCGAAATTGCAGCAACTATCTCAGCATACTTTGCCCCCGCAACCTGGCTTATAGCATAAACTATTGGAACAGTAGCTTGTCCACCGCAAGTAACTAAATTCAAATTTGGTGAATCAGAAACCTCATCTAAGTTAACCACAGGAACAACACGAGCACCAATAGCTGCAGGTGTCAAATCGATGGCTATTTTGCCAGCCTCCTTAAGTAATGGAGCATGCCTGATATGAGCCTTAGCTGTTGTGGCATCAAAAACTATCTTTATATCATCTTCCTCCAAAACAGCATCTATACCCTTAACGCTCGTTCTAATACCCAAACTTTGCGCTCTCCTTATACCCTCTGATTCTACAATACCGATCATCATTTCCATTTTCAGATAGGGGCTACGCAATATTTTAAACATCAGATCTGTCCCTATATTCCCTGGTCCTATTACAGCTACCTTCACCTTTTTATCCACAAAAGCT of Synergistota bacterium contains these proteins:
- a CDS encoding Xaa-Pro peptidase family protein; the protein is MAPRFAHRFKKIQELMDERELDILFVVNRENLIYFTGLTQIECLAIIIPREGEPCAVTLWLDVEYVERESGIKTFGYIFPRESLGSKVVEVMKSLGYVSPRIGFERYFIDYALYDALRQAFPQDNFVGAGDLFYRVRAIKGPEEVEKIRKAAMALCKGMDAAIKAVKPGVSEIEVLAEAEYAMLKAGSGGSPFRPHIISGERTLLSHPCASHKKINEGEVVVIHIGATYEGYCAKMCRTVVVGRVSSEREKTYYLLLEAQRRAIAALRPGARSWEVDAAAREVIREAGYERYYLDVVGYGVGLRQSEFYPIIGKNRTEVIEAGMVVDLLLPTLYNKEIGGPRITDVIYVGEKGNEILTAYPNELFRV
- the recJ gene encoding single-stranded-DNA-specific exonuclease RecJ; amino-acid sequence: MSWIFKTPDSFKKGLLSLRYGISPITASILINRGIEREEDVEIFLFPTLDKLYDPYIMPGVKEGVERLKRALVNGEKILVYGDYDVDGVTGTALLLLVLREAFGNRISYFIPHRVKEGYGLHSEIIRYARDKGFSLVITVDCGIGSVDVVSEGLRMGIDFIITDHHIPGERLPEGAIIINPKLKGSRYPFKDLAGVGVAWKFLSAFVGKPLVEFLDLVALGTVADMVPLLGENRILVKEGFKLLERVIRPGIRELLKEAGIKPSRKIDEWLISFIMAPRLNAAGRMDIADLSVNLLLTPSFLKARELSKRLNILNSKRKSIEERMLNDVEGRIEDLPIIFLYDEKWHLGVLGIVASKLVEKYGKPAFLMCKGGGKVKGSARGIEGFRIDEALSYCSEVLDSYGGHELAGGFSLKEEKIFDFKEKLLDFSKGKAFPLVEWRWIDGKLEGKDLTSSLAQEISNLSPWGKGNPQPLFVLENVILQSNGLNGNRSFKGIKDGIVFDVFSPKGDLPFWVGKKVTLLGFWCLDSWAGTPCFKVENLFNGGDWS
- a CDS encoding ComEC/Rec2 family competence protein → MKGYPLLIALGSFGLGVGLSWFCRFNIFPLLIVLFIMVFLSLKWQIFLIFALIITGMVYAELRTPSNIFLGEVEGVFEVRGSLAESNGDRFYLSRYLKDGIYRIKGELSEIPQDKRSYLWSRGFYKMLKVETFHLIKLLSDPLLNRLKELYPEDVAYFLYGAISGDKRGIPSDLKNVVYHSGIGHLLAVSGLHISILVGFLCLFLNIVGISPRFILILSIILLLPYLYYIGFQPSALRAYFIFFLFSLGKLLGLRVSLLNLLGGCGLILAIWNPFVVWDAGFQLSFSAFLLIVIALEFDLPYHLVYLFPQLGTLPILAIRFGYLPLASFLSNFISIPIFSIALPLSALSLFPFIGEFLAPMVTFIIELIFFISMLSLKLLPSINL
- a CDS encoding helix-hairpin-helix domain-containing protein — encoded protein: MFLGSQRKGVLVLIAVILVAGLVFHLYDKFSPPPGGIIVKAEKDHLKDSEKISSPSTIYVQVYGAIKNPGVYKVKKGTRLFEVVNMAGGPSPEADIRSVNLAKVVEDGEKIFIPKIGEVLGSSSTRDEGAQGKASKLVNVNKATVEELERLPGIGKTMAKRIVEYREKNGPFKEPSDLLKVKGIGEKKLEKIRSMITF
- the larC gene encoding nickel pincer cofactor biosynthesis protein LarC, translating into MIIYFDAKSGVAGDMLVASLIDAGVDFGYLLSGIESLGLKVKVSLEEKSVNGIKAKRFIVKASEEHHHRSFKDIVRLIERSSLDDGVKGLSLKIFEKIAQAEAKIHGVDVEDVEFHEIGADDSIADIVGFSLCINYLKPDVILFSPLFDGRGFTKSMHGLIPVPAPAVLEIARLNNIPLGTIDVESELVTPTGIGIAATVSKGFTSMPYMRIKSIGYGAGTKVLSIPNLLRAVLGEEIVPEKDWFEVFANIDDMTGEEMALALEKVMDAGAVDVYFTPIYMKKGRPAYKLGAIVSGDVLDNVIEAIFRWTSTIGVRIIPLNKIEMNRESKVVNVEPELRLKVSSFKDIRKVKLEFEDLKKLM
- the larB gene encoding nickel pincer cofactor biosynthesis protein LarB, encoding MDVRRILEEVKRDRLSIDEALSILIRLPFEDIDFAKIDHHRKLRRGMSEVVFCEGKTKEQVLKIFEKMLEKDEVNVIGTRASKELYDYLKGRLGEELTYYEDAQVICLRRREINRNPKGYVAVVSAGTADYKVAEEAAVVLEILGNTVKRIYDVGVAGVHRLFHYLDDIQSSNVIIAVAGMEGALPSVIAGLVSKPVIAVPTSVGYGANFKGISALLTMLNSCSSGVAVVNIDNGFGAAVFAHMINSLVNGNL
- a CDS encoding enoyl-CoA hydratase/isomerase family protein, with translation MEILIERKDALAFIVLNRPEAMNTFNSSLAIQLNQALVEFDKDPGIRVIIIKAQGKNFSAGIDLNEFLNKDSRELRSFIKLMELHSHTIANMKKPVVASVRGYVLANGAGLMMASDFAVASENAKIGTTAIKVGLACIGPGVIALRCLGRKRALEMVLLGEWIDAHEAYRLGLVNRVVPDESLEEETEKFALSLAEKNPFAIELAKRGLYASEDLPYHEALSYAGELFTLLAQTEDAKEGIRAFFEKRKPVWRGR